The genomic segment GCGCGGGTCGTCGGGGTCGGGGGCGCCGTACGCCGCGCCGGGCTCGGACCGCCTGACCTGGAGGTCGTCGCGGTCGGACCCGCGGGCCTCCTCGGTCAACTTCCTGCTCGCCACGAGGGCACCTCCGATCGCGCCGCGGACCCTCCGCGACCGACCGTCCTGTCCCCGCAGGCGCCGGCGCTAAGCCTCCGCGGCGCGGCCCGCGGACGTGCACGAGGGCCGGGACCCTCGCGGGTGCCGGCCCTCGGCGGGAGCGGGTGGGGAGCGTCGTCGCGGCACTCGCCGCATGCGCCCGGTGCCCGGCCCCGCGCTCGCGCTGCGGGACGGGGTCGACTGCGACGCGGTCAGGGGCGCGCCACCCGCCGTGCTGTGGTCCCCGTGGCTGTCAGGGAGCGTGCTCCCGGACCGGGGTCTGCGTGCGCCTCTCCAAACGTCGCTCCTTCCCCTGGGGGTGGGTCCGACGTCTCCGACGGTACGCCGCGCGCCCGGCCAGTCAACCCCCCGCGGCGTGTCGGAGGATGGGGGCCGAGCGACCCCGCTCGGCGCACCACCCCCGCCCGCGAGGGCCCGGACCGCACCAGGAGGCCGCGATGACCGGCACGGCAGCGCGCGAGAGCGTCGCGCGCACGACCTCGTACGCCACCGCGCAGGAGGCCGTCGACCTGCTGGCCGACCGCGGCTTCCCCGTCGAGGCGGTGCAGATCGTCGGCACCGACCTGCGCCTCGTCGAGCAGGTGTACGGCCGCCTCGACCGCGGCCGCGCCGCGCTCATGGGCGCGGCGAGCGGCGCCTGGGTCGGCCTGCTCGTGGGGGTGCTGCTGGCGCTGTTCGCCACCTCCGGCACGGCCGCCGTGCTCCTGCTGCTGTGGGGCCTGCTCGTCGGCGCGGCGTTCGGCGCCCTCGCCGGCGTCGCGGCGCACGCCCTGAGCGGCGGGCGCCGCGACTTCGTCGCGCGCAGCCAGGTGGTGCCGCAGCACTACGACGTGCTCGTCGAGGCCCCGCACGTGGCGCGGGCGCGCGAACTGCTGGCCGCGGGGCGCTGACCCGTGGCGCCGGCGGGGGCGGCTGCGGTCGCCGCGCACGTGCGGCGCCAGGCCGGGTGGTGCGCCGACCTCGGCTCGCCGCTCTACGCCGCGCTGCTCGCGCGGGCCGCGGACGACGTCGACGCGGGCGGCCCGGTCGCCGAGGCGCTCGCCGACCACGAGGGCGACCCCGACGACGACGCGCTGGCGCTGCGCCTCGCCGGCACGGTGCACCGGCTCGTCCTCGCGCGCGAGGCCCCGGCGCTCGCCCTGCACTACCCGTCGGTGGGCGGCACCCCGGGCCCGCCGGAGCAGGTGTGGGGCGCGTTCCGCGACGTCGTGGCGCAGCGCCTGCCCGCCGTGCGGGCCGGGCTCGCCTCGGCCCCGCAGACCAACGAGGTCGGGCGCAGCGCGCCCCTGCTCGGGGGGCTGCGCCACCTCGCCGCCCGCGCGCCGCTGCCGGTGCGCCTCGTCGAGGTGGGGTCCAGCGCGGGGCTGAACCTGCGACCCGACCTCGTCCGGGTGCAGGGCGACGACGGCTGGGAGGGGCCGCGGGCGTCGCCGGTCGCCCTCCCCGGCGCGTGGCGCGGTCCCGTGCCGCGGGCGGGCGTGCGGGTCGTCGAGCGCCGCGGCTCGGACGTGGCCCCGGTCGACCCCGCGACGACGCAGGGGCGGCTGCGGCTGACCGCGTACGTCTGGCCGGACATGGCCGAGCGGCTGGCCCGCCTGCGGGGCGCCCTCGAGCTCGCCCGCCGGGCCCCCGCGCGGCTCGAGCGCTCGGGCGCCGCGGCAGCGGTGTCGGCGCTGCGCCCGGCCGAGGGCGCGTGGACCGTCGTGCACCACTCGGTCGTGCGCCAGTACCTCCCCCCGGCGGAGCGCGACGCCCTCGACGCCGCGCTGGAGGCGCTCGGCGGCGCGGCCTCGCCCGCCTCGCCCGTCGCCCACCTCGCGCTCGAGCCCGAGGGCGGGCGCTTCGTCGTGCGGCTGCGCACCTGGCCGGACGGGGACGACGCGGTGCTCGGGACGGCCGCGCCCCACGGGGTCCCCGTGCGGTGGGGCGACGGCTGAGGGCACCGCGGTCACGGGTCGAGGGCGCCCCAGGCGGTGAGGTGCCCGAGCAGGCCGTCGACGAGGTCGAGCCCCGGGAGGTCGGCCACGGGCACGAAGCGGGCCTCGGCGGCGTCGTCCCCGGCGCGCAGCGCGCCGCCGGCGAGGGTGCAGGCGTGGTCGCGGACGTCGTACACGGCCCCGCCGGGGCCCGGCACCCGCACGGCGCCGAGCAGCGGCCCCACCACCACCTCCAGCCCGGTCTCCTCGCGGACCTCCCGGCGCACGGCGGCCGCGTCGTCCTCCCCGGGCTCCACCCGCCCGCCGGGCACCGACCACCGCCCGGCCTGGGGCGGACGGCCGCGGCGGACGAGCAGCAGGGCGCCGGAGGCGTCGCGCACGACCGCTCCCACGCAGGGCACGGCGCGCTCGCCCACGGCCACCCCTCGTGCTCGTACGGCCCCGCGCCGTCGCGCTGGGTGACGGCAGCCTATTGACGGGCGCGCGGCGGGGGAGGACCGTCGGGGGGATGAAGGGCACGCCCACCTGCCCGCGCTGCAGCGAGGCGGCGCACCCCCCGGGGCTGTGGTCCAGCGCCTGGACCTGCCCCGTGCACGGGGAGGTCGCGCCCCTGCAGCCGCTCGTCCAGCCCTCGCCCGACGTGCTCGCGCTCGTCGCCAAGGAGGCGCGGGTCCCCGCCTGGCTGCCGTGGCCGCTGCCGCGCGGCTGGCTCGTCACGGGCGTCGCGCACGCCGGGGACGACCGCACCGGCCCGCGCGCGGTGGCCCTGGCCTGCTCCGGCCCGGCGCCGCTCGGCGGGATGGGCGAGCTCGTCCTCGTCGCCGAGGAGCCCGGTGTCGGGCTCGGGGCGCGGTACGCCGGGCTGCCCGGCCCCGACCCGGGCGAGGCGCCGTCGGCCCCGCCGGCCGCCCGGCTGCAGGCCGCCGGGCACGAGACCGCGCTGTGGTGCCTGCCCGCGCCGGCGGACCGGGCCGCCTTCGTGGGCGAGGCCCGCGGCTGCTGGCTGTGGCTCGTGCTCTGGCCCGAGCCGTGCGGCGCCATGCTGCTCGAGGACCTCGAGCTCGCCGACGCGCGCGACGTCGTGCCCGAGCTGGCGCTGGTGCCCGTGGGCGCCCTCACACCCCGGCTGCAGCCGGAGTAGGGGTCCCGGCGGGGGAGCGGCCGTTACGCTGGCCGCTCGTGCGCATCGACCTCCACACCCACAGCCGGGCCAGCGACGGCACCGACGCCCCGGCCGGGGTCGTCGCCGCCGCGGCCGCCGCGGGGCTCGACGTCGTCGCGCTCACCGACCACGACACCACGTCCGGCTGGGCCGCCGCCGCGGCCGCGCTCGACGCCCTGGCGCGCCCGCTGGTCCTCGTGCCCGGGATGGAGCTCTCCTGCGAGCACGAGGGCACCAGCCTGCACCTGCTCGCGTACCTCGCCGACCCGGCGCACCCGGCCCTCGCGGCCGCCGTCGCGCGGGTGCGCGAGGACCGCGTCCCCCGGGCCCGCGCCATGGTCGAGAGCCTCGCCGCCGCCGGGCTGCCCGTGACCTGGGAGGCCGTGCTCGCCCGCGCCGCCGGGGGCACGGTCGGGCGCCCGCACCTCGCCGACGCGCTCGTGGACGCCGGCGCGGTGCGCGACCGCGACGAGGCCTTCGCCGGGCCGCTCAGCACGCGCAGCCCGCACTTCGTCCGCCACGCCACGCTGCCGGCGCTCGAGGCCGTGCGCCTCGTCGTCGCCGCGGGCGGGGTCCCGGTGCTCGCGCACCCGCGGGCCGGGCGCCGCGGGCGCACGGTGGACGACGCCGCCGTCGCCGCGATGGCGCGCGAGGGCCTGGCCGGGCTCGAGGTCGACCACCGCGACCACGAGCCGGCCGAGCGCGCGCACCTGCGCGGGCTCGCGGCCGACCTCGGGCTGCTCACGACGGGGTCGAGCGACTACCACGGCACCGGCAAGCGCAACCGGATCGGCGAGGAGACCACGCCCCCGGAGGCGTACGAGGCCCTGCTCGACCGCGCGACCGGCGCGGTCCGCCCGCTCACGGCGGGGGCCGCCGCGTGAGCTGGTTCGACACCCGGCTCTTCGGCGAGTCGTTCCTGACCCTGTTCGTGATCATGGACCCGCCGGGGACCATCCCCCTCTTCCTCAGCCTCACCAGCGGGCGGTCCGCCCGGGTGCGCAAGCGCATCGCCGGCCAGGCCGCCTCGGTGGCGCTGCTCGTCATCGTCCTGTTCGCGCTGTTCGGGCAGACGATCCTGTCGTACCTGCACATCTCGCTGCCCGCGCTGAAGTGCGCCGGCGGCCTGCTCCTGCTCCTCGTCGCCCTCGAGCTGCTCACCGGCAAGGCCGACGAGCCGACCGCGACGACCGGCACCAACGTGGCGCTCGTGCCGCTCGGCACGCCGCTGCTCGCCGGGCCGGGCGCCATCGTCGCGACGATGGTGTTCGTGCAGCAGGTCGACGGCTGGGGCGACGCGGTCTCGCTGAGCGCCGGGGTGCTCGCGGTGCACGGGATCCTCTGGCTGACGATGCGCTTCAGCGTCGGCATCATCCGGGTCATCAAGGACTCCGGCGTCCTGCTCATCACGCGCATCTCCGGCCTGCTGCTCTCGGCGATCGCCGTCCAGCTCGTCGCGGACGCCGTCCGGGAGTTCGCGACGGGGTAGCGCGCGGCCGGGACGGGCAGGGGAGCGGGACGTACGCGAGCAGCGAGGGGTCAGCAGTGGCGCAGGGCACGGTCCGGTGGTTCGACGCGGGCAAGGGCTACGGGTTCATCGAGCCCGACGAGGGCGGCGGCGACGTCTTCGTGCACTTCTCGGCGATCGTCGAGGACGGGGGGTTCCGCACCCTCGAGGAGGGCCAGCGGGTCGAGTACGGCTCCTCGACCGGCCCGCGCGGCGGCCCGGTGGCCGAGGACGTGCGCCCGCTCGGCGGCGCGCCGGCCCCGGCCGAGGGGCCGCGCGGACCGGTCGTCACCGGCACGGTCGTCCGGTACGACGCCGACCGCGGCTTCGGCTTCATCCAGGTCGACGACGTCTTCGTGCACGCCAAGGAGGTCCGCGGGCTGCGCGGCGAAGGGCTGCAGGAGGGGGACCGGGTCGAGCTCGAGCTCGTCGAGGGCCCGCGCGGGCCGCAGGCGCTCGACGTCGACCTGCTCCCGCCGCCGCGCCCGAGCGCCGCGGCGCGCCCCGCGCGCGGGCGCCAGCAGCGCCCGGCCCCGGCCCGCGGCGGGTCCGGCGGCGGCGCCGGCGGCGAGGTCGAGGGCACCGTGCAGTGGTTCGACGCCGGCAAGGGCTTCGGCTTCATCACCCCCGACGACGGGGGCGACGACGTGTTCGTCCACGTGTCGCAGGTCGAGGGCGACGACGGCCCGGCGGCGCTCGCCGAGGGCCAGCGGGTGCGCTTCGGCCGCGCCGAGGGCGACCGCGGCCCGACGGCCTCGCGCGTGCGCAGCGCGGACTGAGCCCGGGCGCCCGGCCCGGGCGCTAGGGTCCCGCGGGCATGGGGGACCTCCGGGCCGCGCTGCGCTCGCCGTGGCTGCCGCCCGTCGCGCTGGTGCTCGTGCTGGTGCTGCCCGGCATCGGCGAGCGCGCCCTGTGGCAGGACGAGCTGGCGACGCGTTCGGCGGTCGACCGCTCGCTGCCGGACCTCGTCCTGCTGGCGAGCCACCGCGACGGTGTCGTCGCCGCCTACTACGCGCTGGTGCAGGCGTGGTCGTGGGTGGCGGGCCTCTCGCCGGCCGCCCTGCGGCTGCCGTCCGCGCTCGGGGTCGCGGCCGCGGCGGGCCTCACGGCGCAGGTCGGTGCCCGGCTGGCGGGGCGCCGGGCCGGCCTCCTCGCCGGGCTCGTCCTCGCCGTGCTCCCCGCCGTGGCGCAGTACGGGCAGGAGGCGCGGGCGTACGGCCTGACCATGGCC from the Vallicoccus soli genome contains:
- a CDS encoding PHP domain-containing protein — protein: MRIDLHTHSRASDGTDAPAGVVAAAAAAGLDVVALTDHDTTSGWAAAAAALDALARPLVLVPGMELSCEHEGTSLHLLAYLADPAHPALAAAVARVREDRVPRARAMVESLAAAGLPVTWEAVLARAAGGTVGRPHLADALVDAGAVRDRDEAFAGPLSTRSPHFVRHATLPALEAVRLVVAAGGVPVLAHPRAGRRGRTVDDAAVAAMAREGLAGLEVDHRDHEPAERAHLRGLAADLGLLTTGSSDYHGTGKRNRIGEETTPPEAYEALLDRATGAVRPLTAGAAA
- a CDS encoding DUF2332 domain-containing protein yields the protein MAPAGAAAVAAHVRRQAGWCADLGSPLYAALLARAADDVDAGGPVAEALADHEGDPDDDALALRLAGTVHRLVLAREAPALALHYPSVGGTPGPPEQVWGAFRDVVAQRLPAVRAGLASAPQTNEVGRSAPLLGGLRHLAARAPLPVRLVEVGSSAGLNLRPDLVRVQGDDGWEGPRASPVALPGAWRGPVPRAGVRVVERRGSDVAPVDPATTQGRLRLTAYVWPDMAERLARLRGALELARRAPARLERSGAAAAVSALRPAEGAWTVVHHSVVRQYLPPAERDALDAALEALGGAASPASPVAHLALEPEGGRFVVRLRTWPDGDDAVLGTAAPHGVPVRWGDG
- a CDS encoding MarC family protein — protein: MSWFDTRLFGESFLTLFVIMDPPGTIPLFLSLTSGRSARVRKRIAGQAASVALLVIVLFALFGQTILSYLHISLPALKCAGGLLLLLVALELLTGKADEPTATTGTNVALVPLGTPLLAGPGAIVATMVFVQQVDGWGDAVSLSAGVLAVHGILWLTMRFSVGIIRVIKDSGVLLITRISGLLLSAIAVQLVADAVREFATG
- a CDS encoding general stress protein codes for the protein MTGTAARESVARTTSYATAQEAVDLLADRGFPVEAVQIVGTDLRLVEQVYGRLDRGRAALMGAASGAWVGLLVGVLLALFATSGTAAVLLLLWGLLVGAAFGALAGVAAHALSGGRRDFVARSQVVPQHYDVLVEAPHVARARELLAAGR
- a CDS encoding NUDIX hydrolase, coding for MGERAVPCVGAVVRDASGALLLVRRGRPPQAGRWSVPGGRVEPGEDDAAAVRREVREETGLEVVVGPLLGAVRVPGPGGAVYDVRDHACTLAGGALRAGDDAAEARFVPVADLPGLDLVDGLLGHLTAWGALDP
- a CDS encoding DUF6758 family protein → MKGTPTCPRCSEAAHPPGLWSSAWTCPVHGEVAPLQPLVQPSPDVLALVAKEARVPAWLPWPLPRGWLVTGVAHAGDDRTGPRAVALACSGPAPLGGMGELVLVAEEPGVGLGARYAGLPGPDPGEAPSAPPAARLQAAGHETALWCLPAPADRAAFVGEARGCWLWLVLWPEPCGAMLLEDLELADARDVVPELALVPVGALTPRLQPE
- a CDS encoding cold-shock protein; its protein translation is MAQGTVRWFDAGKGYGFIEPDEGGGDVFVHFSAIVEDGGFRTLEEGQRVEYGSSTGPRGGPVAEDVRPLGGAPAPAEGPRGPVVTGTVVRYDADRGFGFIQVDDVFVHAKEVRGLRGEGLQEGDRVELELVEGPRGPQALDVDLLPPPRPSAAARPARGRQQRPAPARGGSGGGAGGEVEGTVQWFDAGKGFGFITPDDGGDDVFVHVSQVEGDDGPAALAEGQRVRFGRAEGDRGPTASRVRSAD